In Elaeis guineensis isolate ETL-2024a chromosome 1, EG11, whole genome shotgun sequence, a genomic segment contains:
- the LOC105039307 gene encoding plant intracellular Ras-group-related LRR protein 1, which translates to MEGKKMVAAGEELEKTQKLDFSGLSLDTLPNPRVNLASITKLDLSNNNLESIPESLTARLLNLVVLDVHSNQLKVLPNSIGCLSKLQVLNISGNLIESLPKTIEDCRALEELIANFNKLTKLPDTIGFELTNLKKLAVNSNKLAFLPYSTSHMTSLRVLDARLNCLRSLPDGLENLIRLEVLNVSQNFHYLESLPYSIGLLVSLVELDISYNKIAILPDSVGCLTKLRKLHAEGNPLVCPPMDVVEQSVEAVREYLSARMNGSAISPNSMRKKSWIGKLVKWGTFSGAMTPSNVRMRCENDGLLQSDYRSIDGLATPRYMGRFSPRRLFSPRR; encoded by the exons ATGGAGGGGAAGAAGATGGTGGCAGCAGGAGAGGAATTGGAGAAGACCCAGAAGCTGGACTTCAGTGGGCTGTCCTTGGACACCCTCCCCAACCCTCGTGTCAACCTGGCTTCCATCACCAAGCTTGACCTCTCCAACAACAATCTCGAG AGTATCCCTGAGTCGCTGACGGCAAGGCTACTGAATTTGGTGGTGCTTGATGTGCACTCCAACCAGCTGAAGGTCCTACCGAACTCCATCGGGTGTCTCTCCAAGCTTCAGGTCCTCAATATCTCTGGCAACCTTATCGAGTCGCTCCCCAAGACCATCGAGGACTGCCG GGCTCTAGAGGAGCtgatagccaacttcaacaagcTGACCAAACTCCCAGACACCATCGGCTTCGAGCTGACCAACCTCAAGAAGCTTGCCGTCAACTCCAACAAGCTTGCCTTCCTTCCCTACTCGACGTCCCACATGACCTCCCTCCGAGTCCTTGATGCACGCCTTAATTGCCTTCGCTCCCTTCCCGATGGCCTTGAGAACCTCATCCGCCTGGAGGTCCTAAACGTGAGTCAGAACTTCCACTACCTCGAGTCCCTACCTTACTCCATTGGCCTCCTCGTCTCCCTAGTTGAGCTCGACATCAGCTACAACAAGATCGCCATTCTGCCTGACTCCGTGGGATGCCTCACCAAGCTTCGTAAACTCCATGCCGAAGGCAACCCTCTCGTGTGCCCCCCCATGGATGTTGTGGAGCAGAGCGTGGAGGCTGTACGAGAATACCTTAGTGCAAGGATGAATGGAAGTGCAATAAGCCCCAATTCAATGAGGAAGAAGTCATGGATAGGGAAGCTGGTGAAATGGGGGACGTTCAGTGGTGCGATGACACCGAGCAATGTGAGGATGAGATGTGAGAATGATGGGCTCTTGCAGTCAGATTACCGTTCAATTGATGGCCTTGCAACCCCAAGATACATGGGAAGGTTCTCTCCTCGCCGACTCTTCTCTCCACGAAGGTAG